The Cydia fagiglandana chromosome 4, ilCydFagi1.1, whole genome shotgun sequence genome has a window encoding:
- the LOC134664161 gene encoding uncharacterized protein LOC134664161, translating into MEVVVGRGRQKRYGVIFTCLTVRAIHLEIVHSLTTDSLIMALRRMASRRGWPDCFYSDNGTNLRGADTELKRSVQELDNKAVNDFALTNGSCWKFIPPASPHWGGAWERLIRSVKKSLSVVLKERAPKDEVLSTLMAEAENIVNSRPLTHVSVEPGSDGALTPNHFLLHSPPNTPALGAFDDSDLFLRKQWRTSQRLADIYWQRWVREYLPELLPRRKWNHEQTPLKVGDLVLVVDPGAPRNVWPKAVVQQVFPGRDGRIRLVEIKTKSGVLKRPAARVARIPLVNEC; encoded by the coding sequence ATGGAGGTGGTGGTCGGCAGAGGACGCCAAAAGAGGTACGGGGTAATATTTACCTGCCTTACGGTAAGGGCGATCCATTTGGAGATCGTACATTCTCTCACCACCGACTCCCTCATTATGGCGTTACGGCGTATGGCGTCGCGTCGAGGATGGCCAGACTGTTTCTACTCGGATAACGGTACCAACCTACGGGGAGCTGATACCGAGTTGAAACGATCTGTGCAGGAACTCGACAACAAAGCTGTCAATGACTTTGCATTGACCAATGGTTCGTGTTGGAAGTTTATACCTCCCGCGAGTCCCCATTGGGGTGGGGCGTGGGAGCGCCTCATCCGCAGCGTTAAGAAAAGCCTTAGCGTTGTCCTTAAAGAGCGGGCACCGAAGGACGAAGTTCTCAGCACTCTGATGGCGGAGGCGGAGAACATCGTCAACAGCCGCCCGCTAACCCACGTCTCCGTGGAACCGGGTAGCGACGGCGCTCTGACGCCGAACCACTTCCTTCTCCACTCTCCTCCTAACACCCCCGCTTTAGGTGCCTTTGACGATTCCGATTTGTTCCTTCGGAAGCAATGGCGGACCAGTCAAAGGCTGGCCGATATCTATTGGCAGAGGTGGGTTAGGGAATACTTACCGGAGCTACTTCCTAGAAGGAAATGGAACCATGAGCAAACTCCACTCAAGGTAGGAGACTTAGTTTTAGTTGTAGATCCAGGAGCACCACGCAATGTGTGGCCGAAAGCGGTCGTCCAGCAAGTTTTCCCAGGTAGGGATGGTCGGATCAGGCTAGTGGAAATAAAAACCAAATCTGGTGTCCTTAAACGGCCTGCGGCGCGCGTCGCTAGAATCCCTTTGGTTAATGAGTGCTGA